Proteins encoded within one genomic window of uncultured Desulfobacter sp.:
- a CDS encoding VPLPA-CTERM sorting domain-containing protein encodes MSHKYFIIVFSALFLFLGLSTAQAVIGEDDAYVYYTYQIEDGSLWGGEVWERFMEGDGISAVSSLSDPSTNYAVSEIRHSSLDYIKGACAEASFSNAAYPETVSGGYGVSIADAYVEITKTFEIQQAGQASVTFSLEGSLSSSGMLSEADYALEVWDEYDDDMLNAVYVDDSVQNGIMQVNESLQFFYNFGEDDIDQSFDVTLALYIRVVAGNEFFDAQSENGDSEGVVDGYAVANFLETLSFDSITGGIVAVGDEIPPSVPVPASGILLISGLIGLASCTRKRAV; translated from the coding sequence ATGTCTCATAAATATTTCATTATAGTGTTCAGTGCTTTGTTTTTATTTCTGGGATTGAGCACGGCCCAGGCTGTCATAGGCGAGGATGATGCCTATGTTTACTACACCTACCAGATTGAAGACGGCAGCTTGTGGGGAGGCGAAGTTTGGGAAAGATTCATGGAAGGTGACGGAATCTCAGCTGTCAGTAGCCTGTCGGATCCTTCCACCAATTATGCAGTTTCTGAAATCCGGCATTCATCTTTAGACTATATAAAAGGAGCTTGTGCTGAAGCCTCTTTTAGTAATGCTGCATATCCCGAAACTGTGTCAGGGGGATATGGCGTCAGCATTGCTGACGCTTATGTGGAAATTACTAAAACATTTGAAATCCAGCAAGCAGGCCAAGCGTCAGTCACATTTTCTTTGGAAGGATCGTTATCATCTTCAGGAATGTTGTCGGAAGCCGATTACGCCTTAGAGGTTTGGGATGAGTATGATGATGATATGCTTAACGCCGTTTATGTGGATGACTCGGTCCAAAATGGGATTATGCAGGTGAATGAATCCTTGCAGTTTTTTTATAACTTTGGTGAAGACGATATCGATCAATCGTTCGATGTAACTCTGGCACTTTATATTCGGGTCGTTGCGGGCAATGAATTTTTCGATGCGCAATCCGAAAATGGTGATTCCGAAGGCGTTGTGGATGGTTATGCTGTAGCAAATTTTTTAGAGACCTTGTCCTTTGATTCCATTACAGGCGGTATCGTGGCCGTTGGAGACGAAATCCCGCCGAGCGTCCCTGTCCCGGCCAGTGGAATTCTGCTTATTTCCGGCTTGATCGGCCTGGCCTCTTGCACACGGAAAAGGGCTGTTTGA